Proteins encoded within one genomic window of Streptomyces taklimakanensis:
- a CDS encoding VOC family protein — MSPEQRNRNEIDAPTTTVQLNHTVVYARDRQLSAEFIAAILGLRVGAPFGPFLPVDLGNGVTLDYYEKRDEPIQSQHYAFLVPEERFDAMIARLEAVGVTHYADPDHTEPGGINHLFGGRGAYFDDPDGHNMEIMTRPYVRP; from the coding sequence ATGTCACCCGAGCAGCGGAACCGGAACGAAATCGACGCGCCGACCACCACCGTCCAGTTGAACCACACCGTCGTGTACGCCAGGGACCGGCAGCTGTCGGCCGAGTTCATCGCGGCGATCCTGGGGTTGCGGGTCGGAGCCCCGTTCGGGCCGTTCCTGCCCGTCGACCTCGGCAACGGCGTGACGCTCGACTACTACGAGAAGCGTGACGAGCCGATCCAGTCGCAGCACTACGCGTTCCTCGTGCCCGAGGAGCGGTTCGACGCCATGATCGCCCGTCTGGAGGCGGTCGGGGTCACCCACTACGCCGATCCCGACCACACCGAGCCCGGTGGGATCAACCACCTCTTCGGCGGGCGCGGTGCGTACTTCGACGACCCGGACGGCCACAACATGGAGATCATGACGCGGCCCTACGTCCGGCCGTAG
- a CDS encoding MerR family transcriptional regulator: MLIGELSRRTGVSTRLLRYYEEQGLLTPERGSNGYREYGEESVLTVRQIRALLDAGLTTEVIRSALPCVRGEEPGFDWCADLRGVLERELADLEERIDDLRRSRDALAAYLARP, from the coding sequence ATGCTGATCGGGGAGTTGTCCCGGCGTACCGGGGTCAGCACGCGGCTGCTGCGCTACTACGAGGAGCAGGGGCTGCTCACCCCGGAGCGCGGTTCGAACGGCTACCGCGAGTACGGCGAGGAGTCGGTGCTCACCGTGCGGCAGATCCGCGCCCTGTTGGACGCGGGCCTGACCACCGAGGTGATCCGTTCGGCGTTGCCGTGCGTCCGGGGCGAGGAGCCGGGGTTCGACTGGTGCGCGGACCTGCGGGGCGTCCTGGAGCGGGAGTTGGCGGACCTGGAGGAGCGCATCGACGACCTCCGGCGCAGCCGCGACGCCCTCGCCGCCTACCTGGCTCGGCCCTGA
- a CDS encoding aminotransferase class IV family protein, with protein sequence MTSFVSSFVVHRNGRPATVEELAPLAFAGHAHLTAMQVRGGRIRGLDLHLERLRSASTELFGRALPDDRVRSHLRAALASGPADLSLTAVVYSPAGEYTATGTDAEPETLVRTGPPAFGPVGPLTLAVVEHERFLPTVKHVGESAKTYFLRRAVEDGFDDAAFVDHRGRIGEATIWNLAFWDGSAVVWPDAAVLDGVTMGIVRRQLDRLGVPQRVREITLADLPDVAGAVVMNSWTPGVAVHRIGSVPLPKAPAFVDLLHRAYRAERPTAP encoded by the coding sequence GTGACCTCTTTCGTCTCCTCTTTCGTCGTCCACCGCAACGGCCGGCCGGCCACCGTCGAGGAGTTGGCGCCGCTCGCCTTCGCGGGCCACGCCCACCTCACCGCCATGCAGGTGCGCGGGGGCCGGATCCGCGGACTCGACCTCCACCTGGAGCGGCTGCGGTCCGCCTCGACGGAGCTGTTCGGCCGGGCCCTGCCCGACGACCGGGTGCGCTCCCACCTGCGGGCCGCCCTGGCGTCCGGTCCGGCCGACCTCTCGCTGACGGCCGTGGTGTACTCGCCCGCCGGCGAGTACACCGCGACCGGGACCGACGCGGAGCCGGAGACGTTGGTCCGCACCGGGCCGCCCGCCTTCGGCCCGGTGGGCCCGCTGACGCTGGCGGTGGTCGAGCACGAGCGGTTCCTGCCGACGGTGAAGCACGTCGGCGAATCGGCCAAGACGTACTTCCTGCGGCGCGCCGTCGAGGACGGCTTCGACGACGCCGCCTTCGTCGATCACCGGGGGCGGATCGGTGAGGCGACGATCTGGAACCTGGCCTTCTGGGACGGCTCCGCGGTGGTGTGGCCCGACGCCGCCGTGTTGGACGGGGTCACGATGGGCATCGTCCGGCGGCAACTGGACCGCCTCGGCGTCCCCCAACGCGTTCGGGAGATCACGCTCGCCGACCTGCCGGACGTGGCCGGGGCCGTGGTGATGAACTCCTGGACGCCGGGGGTGGCCGTACACCGGATCGGCTCCGTGCCGCTGCCGAAGGCGCCGGCCTTCGTGGACCTGCTCCACCGGGCCTACCGGGCCGAGCGGCCCACCGCACCGTGA